A window from Verrucomicrobiota bacterium encodes these proteins:
- a CDS encoding 5'-3' exonuclease H3TH domain-containing protein, whose product MRLLLVDGHYYAYRSFYAVTALTNSQGEPTNAVYGFAKALRRMLSDLKPDLAVVVFDGGLPAERMELLPQYKQNRSEMPADMSCQLPVIDGITELLGFPRIVVEDQEADDVIASYAVAAKAAGWETVIATNDKDIMQLVDGSLTIYSPGKDGQFSLIGIEGVREKWGVSPAQIGDVLSLTGDSADNIPGIRGIGPKTAAALINQFGTIEALLENPAQIAKDKLRESILAGVDQIKINRRMVELNTRLPLPRAMQEFQVVPRYP is encoded by the coding sequence ATGAGACTCCTGCTTGTTGATGGCCATTATTACGCTTACCGTTCATTTTATGCGGTTACGGCACTGACGAATTCCCAAGGTGAGCCTACTAATGCGGTGTATGGCTTCGCTAAAGCCTTGCGTCGGATGCTCTCCGACTTGAAGCCTGATTTGGCGGTCGTGGTCTTTGACGGAGGATTACCCGCCGAGAGGATGGAGCTACTGCCCCAATACAAGCAGAACCGCTCTGAGATGCCCGCGGACATGTCCTGCCAGCTACCGGTCATTGACGGGATCACTGAGTTACTCGGGTTCCCCCGGATCGTAGTCGAGGATCAAGAGGCTGATGATGTCATCGCTAGTTACGCCGTGGCGGCAAAGGCCGCTGGCTGGGAAACGGTCATCGCCACGAATGATAAGGATATCATGCAGCTTGTGGACGGGAGCTTGACGATTTATTCCCCCGGTAAAGACGGGCAATTTTCCCTGATCGGTATCGAGGGAGTGCGAGAAAAATGGGGTGTGTCCCCCGCGCAAATTGGGGACGTGCTTTCCCTGACCGGGGACAGCGCCGACAATATCCCGGGCATTCGAGGTATCGGACCGAAAACCGCCGCTGCTTTGATCAACCAATTCGGCACGATCGAAGCCTTGCTGGAAAACCCCGCGCAAATTGCCAAAGACAAATTGCGCGAGAGTATTCTGGCCGGTGTCGACCAGATTAAAATCAACCGGCGGATGGTGGAGCTGAATACCAGGCTCCCGTTGCCGCGGGCCATGCAGGAATTTCAAGTCGTCCCGCGTTACCCG